Genomic DNA from Segatella copri:
CTCACTGGATGATTTCTTCACCATCACCAAGTATCCTGGTGCTGATCCGGAGACCGCTTCTATGAATAGTGGCGCATCTCGTGGTTTTGATAATGGTACTTATCCAACTTCCAAGAAGGTGGTATTTGGTATCAATGTAACATTCTAACCTTTAATATTCAAAAACAATGAAGAAAATATTATTTTCAACAATATTGGCTCTTGCTGCCACAGGAACAATGACGCTCACTACGTCTTGTGAGGATCAGCTAGACATTGAGCAGAAGGGTGTAATACCTACCGAGAACTTCTATAAGACCGATGCTGATGCAGAGGCAGCCCTCGTTGCTGCATACGAAGGCTTTATGTGTAATGTGATGGGACGTAACCACGATGGTGGTGGCCCAGGTATTTATACTCCATTGAAACTGATAGTCAATGAGTGTGGAGACGATGTGTTGGCAGCAGGTGCCAACTCTGGTGATAATACGTTTGGTATCATGCTCAATCAGTTCTATTATGATGCTGAGGCTGAGGTGCCAAAGTTTATGTACACAGGTCTCTATCTCTCTGTATATACCTGTAACCTTGTACTCGATCACTTTGCCGATGCTACTACCGCTGTGCAGAAACGTTGCGCTGCAGAGGCTCGTGTGCTTCGTGCTTATGATTATTTCCTGTTAGCTAATCTTTGGGGTACTCCACCATTGGTAACTCATGTTCTGGATGCTTCTGCGCAGCCTTTTAATTGTGATAAGGATCCTGAGCATCCTATGAATCACCAACAGTTGATAGAGTGGATTGCGCAGGAATGTGAGAATGCTGCCAACGATTTGGATGAGCGTAAAAGTAAGGATGACAAGGATGGAGCTGTGAAGGTAACCAAGGGCTTTGCATATGCTCTTGCCGGAAAGGCTTATTTGTTTGCCGGTCAGTATGATAAGGCTAAAATTGCCCTTAAAAAGGTTATAGACTCGGGCAAGTATGACCTTGTTCCTGGTGAGAAATATGCTGACAACTTCCATATCGAGGGTGATGCCAACGAGGAGAAGGTATTTGAAGTCAACTTCGAGTATAATGCAGGTAAGACCGATTGGGGTGGTATGATTCAGCGTTCTAGCTGGATGGAAACCAACTATTGGGATTGGCGTGCTGATCACTTTGTGGTTTCTCCTAACAAGGTTTATTGTGGCGGCGTTGATGGCTGGGGTGGCCTTGGCGTGCCTCAGTGGTTTGGTGACGAGTTCTATAAAAATGATGGTGACTCTTATCGCTTGAAGGCTACTTTAAAGCATATTGATGATGCGGTTTATCATATGTCTTACGGCAAGGATGAAATCGATAATATGACTGACGAGCAGAAGAAAACCAGTAACAAGATTGGCATCAATGACCCTGTTCAGGGACTCTACGGCAACTCTACCTGGTTGGCGTTCAAGCAAATAATGAGAGCTTCTGATACTGAAGGCAAGAAATATGGTGATAACATTCGCTTGAATAATTATCTTGTCATGCGTTACGCTGAGGTTTTGCTCAATTATGCAGAGGCTTGTCTTCAGACAGGCGATCAGGCTGAAGCTAAGAAATATATCAACATGATTCAGAAACGTGCTGGTTCCAAGACAATCAGTGAAACTGTTGATATGGATGTGTTGAAGAAAGAAAAGTCATATGAACTTTGGCTTGAAGGCTGTCGTTGGTTCGATATCATGCGATGGAATGATACAAAGGCCATTGAGCGTTTGACTAAGGCTGGTACAGTCGTGCCACATTTGTTTGATAAGGTTTTCAGAACTCCAAAGGCAGACGACCAGAATGTAACTTGGGAGCATGGATCAGAAGCAAACAGCCGTTTCTATACGACCAACACTCCTGAGACTAATTTCAAGGTAGGTTTCAAGGAGGGCAAGCATGAGTTCTTCCCTTATCCACAGACCGTGTTGGATAAGAATCCTAACCTAAAGCAGAATCCTGGTTGGTAATCATGAAGTTGTTTTGTTAATATAGTGTTTTTAGTTTAAAGAACTATAGATTGTTTGACAATTAGGGGGTGTTTTGAAAAAAAGCACTCCCTTTTTTCTTCTTTAAAGGAATTTACATATGAAAACATGGATGTGTGCCTTGATGCTGGCGTTATCGACAGGAGCTTCGGCTCAGAACCCGATTATCAGCGGACAGTATTCTGCTGATCCTACGGCTCGCGTATTCAACGGGAAGGTATATCTTTATCCTTCTCATGATATTCCGAGTCCTATCGAGAAACTGAAGGAATGGTTCTGCATGGCAGATTATCACGTTTTCTCTTCCACTAATCTTACGGAGTGGCAGGATCATGGAGTCATCGTTTCGCAGGATAAAGTACCTTGGGTACAGGACGGCAGTTATACGATGTGGGCTCCTGACTGTGTAGAGAAAGACGGGAAATATTATTTCTATTTCCCTGCTGCTCCGAAAGGGGAGGAGAAGGGATTCGGAATAGGTGTGGCGGTTGCCGACCAGCCTGAAGGACCGTTTATGCCGATGTGGAAACCCATAGAGGGTGTGCACGGCATAGATCCTTGTGTGCTGATAGATAAGGACGGACAGGCTTATATCTACTGGGCTGGAGCAGGATTGCACATGGCTAAGCTGAAACCAAACATGACGGAACTTGCCTCGGAACCCAAACTGGTAGAGGGATTGCCTGAGGGATTCAAGGAAGGACCATTTGCCTTCGAGCGTAACGGCAAATATTATTTCACCTTCCCTTGGGTACGTGAAAAGGATGGAACCGAAACGCTGGCTTATGCCATGGCTGACCATCCGATGGGACCTTTCACGTTCAAGGGCATCATCATGGATGAGTCCCCTACGAAGTGCTGGACCAATCATCATAGCATCGTAGAATATCAGGGACAGTGGTATCTTTTCTATCATCATAATGATTATTCGCCTAAGTTTGACAAGAACCGCTCGGTGCGAATCGACTCTCTGAACTTCAATCCTGACGGAACGATACAGAAGGTGATACCTACGCTAAGAGGTGTGGGATTGACGAACGCTCGTTCGCGTATTCAGATTGACCGCTATTCTGCGCTGCAAGGCAAGGGTATTGGTATTGATTATCTGGATAAGAACAACTGTTTTGAAGGATGGAAGACTCTCTTTTCTAAAGAGAATACTGCCCTTATATATAATA
This window encodes:
- a CDS encoding RagB/SusD family nutrient uptake outer membrane protein translates to MKKILFSTILALAATGTMTLTTSCEDQLDIEQKGVIPTENFYKTDADAEAALVAAYEGFMCNVMGRNHDGGGPGIYTPLKLIVNECGDDVLAAGANSGDNTFGIMLNQFYYDAEAEVPKFMYTGLYLSVYTCNLVLDHFADATTAVQKRCAAEARVLRAYDYFLLANLWGTPPLVTHVLDASAQPFNCDKDPEHPMNHQQLIEWIAQECENAANDLDERKSKDDKDGAVKVTKGFAYALAGKAYLFAGQYDKAKIALKKVIDSGKYDLVPGEKYADNFHIEGDANEEKVFEVNFEYNAGKTDWGGMIQRSSWMETNYWDWRADHFVVSPNKVYCGGVDGWGGLGVPQWFGDEFYKNDGDSYRLKATLKHIDDAVYHMSYGKDEIDNMTDEQKKTSNKIGINDPVQGLYGNSTWLAFKQIMRASDTEGKKYGDNIRLNNYLVMRYAEVLLNYAEACLQTGDQAEAKKYINMIQKRAGSKTISETVDMDVLKKEKSYELWLEGCRWFDIMRWNDTKAIERLTKAGTVVPHLFDKVFRTPKADDQNVTWEHGSEANSRFYTTNTPETNFKVGFKEGKHEFFPYPQTVLDKNPNLKQNPGW